CAATCAGATTAATAAGTCTTTCTATAGAATAACAAGGAATTTACTCAGAAGCTTACAGCCACACCACCAAGGCCACCAGTCAAAATCCCAATTCCCATGTCCATTACGTTGCCATGGACATTCGAAGTAGTACGCATGTAATACCGAACGTTCTCGTAAACGCTGAAAAATACAGCATTTCCTATTGATTCCCTTAAAAATGTTGTAAACCCTCCGCGGAAAATACCAGTAGCCTGCAAAACAGAGTGTCATTTGAAAACCAGATCACAAATGGGAGATACCCAAGTCAAGGATTGTCTTACCCCTTCtgtttttatagttttaagGGCACAATCGAGTGGACCGCTATATCTACTGGACACTGGAACAAGAGAATCAGTGCCTTGAACTTGCATCCTACACTGGAAAATCTTAAGAGTCATGAGCCTGACATGGGAACaaaccaaagaaaacaagaaactcGTACATCATGATGTACCTACCTTCACTAACTCAGAAGGACATAGTATAAAGCTGATAATAGCTCCACCATAAGCTGCAGAAGGAATTACTACTTGTGGCCGTGGCCTACCATTTTGGTGGTCTCCCTTCACAATCAGAGAAAGAGAGACCAGTAAGGACATATCACGATTATGCACACAGTGCTCATGGGCCAAAAATGGTAAGACTACCGAGCATAAAGTAAAGAGGTTTTTGCAGAAttagtgtaacagcccaagttcatcgctagtagatattgttcgctttggcccattacgtatcgccatcagcctcatgattttaaaacgcgtttgtcagggagagatttccacactcttataagcaatgctttgtttccctctccaactgatgtgagatctcacaatccaccccctttgggagcccagcgtcctcgctggcacatcgcctagtgtttggctttgataccatttgtaacagcccaagcccaccgatagtagatattgtccgctttggcccattacgtattgtcgtcagcctcacggttttgaaacgcatctgttagggcgaggtttccacacccttataagcaatgcttcgttccctcttcaatcgatgtggaatctcagaATTGAGGAAGCCAGCAAATGGACCAAAAATCCTAAGCAAAATGAAAGCGTCAATTTCTTTAGTACAGACCTGCAATGACTGTTTAGTCCGGgaataaattccaaaaagaaGGGAACTCTCAAACGATACTCCAATGAAAGATGATGTTGCCCCTCGGTAAAGTCCTCTCACCTGTCAAAATCGTTTGTTTCTCAATCTACAAAATATGATCATCAAGCATATGACAGAAAGTGAAAAAGGTTGCAAATCAGAGATTTTCAGTAGAGCATCGACGCTGAGACATAACGATTTATGCAGAAAAAGGGTAGTAAGAGCAATATTGAGCAACTTGCACACTTAAAGCAATGCTTCCCACAAATGAGGAATCAAACAACATTACAACAAGCAGCAAATAAGACACCACTTTTCCAACATAACCGGATATACGTCATTGAATGATGAAGACTATAGACATTCAATTCAAATCTGCATCCAATTAACCTATCTAATATGACATATTCAACTGCTTCATATATTTGTTTCTGAAGAGTTCAGAAACCTTACACCATCAGTCTTCAGTATCCTAGTAGTGCAATGCAGACCACCTCGATAAGTAATCCCCCGCGACTCGGTATTATGTTTTTGAAGCTTTACCTGTTAAGTAAACAGATATGCATATGAGAAATAATTCCATCAGCCACTAACTATTTACTCGCAGAACTAGTTTAAATTGCTGTTAAGTTCTGGAAGCCGTTTGGTAAGAGTATAGCAACCCCATTTGCACAAACAATCAACAAGTTTGAATGTGCTAGTCCAGACAAGGCAGCATGGTTACATGGTAATTGTTGCTCCAGAAAACAGTAATGGAAACGGCAACTTGACACAAACAATCAGAATGATTAGTAGGCGTTCTTAATTTTAGTAATGTACAAGAAGAATCGTTGATCTGCATCTACTCCACATTTCAGATAAGTTCAACCCTAAACGCCACAGgtgaaaacaaagaagaaaatcactAAATGAGACATAGCATCCAGGTCAAATTCCAAAATGTAAATTCGATTGCCTTTGCTATCCATTTCATTTACACCTATCTAGGTCAAACCCCCCAAAAACAAATACCacaccaaagaagaagaatcccaGTTCAATCCATGGGGAAGGTCGAAGGAATTGCAGTTCGAGCAGAGAATCCAGCTTACCTTAACGGTGTCAAAAGGATGGCCGGTAATGACAGTGGCAACGCCGGCAATCAAACCGGCAACGTAATCTTTGTAACTGGAACTGTCCCCCATTGGTGTGTTTGTGTAAAGGTTATCAACGGAAATCAGGGAGAATCATCGAGTCTCCATTGGAACCCACAACTGAGCTGAACTGAACCTGGATAATATGTGGCTCCGACCTCTGAGAGCAACGAATGGTGTGTCATTTGGGGAAAGGTGATTGATGATCACTTTACAGCCGCAACCGCAGCCGCTGCATCTTTGCCTGCATCCATtacccttttcttctctctttcctgttttcgtttcctttttataaataaattggtCCCTTGCAAATGTGtttttggtatttatttttaatttaatcaatattcttcttgtttttgaagttcattactttaatagtatttaataatttcttttttaaatgtaagGTAATTTTACGTTAGGGAACTAGAATAGTAACAACTTTTCATGCATTCAACACGTCATTAGctgctattttattttattttattttattttagatagtcaaacttaattattaaatatttttttaggacAAAAATGAATGACGGtccgaaaaaaaaagtttttggtTGGATTAGTAACCTAAGCAATATGTAgaacaatttcttttaattattaaaaatattatgcttaaaatttcataaaacttaTATACCAAACTTTCCCGAGTTAGATGGTTGTAAaggttaattatttttaacttccataataattttaaagtatgGGTTGGTTGAGATGTAGCACTATTTTTAAGTTGGTCGGGTTAAAATGTCAACTCGCAAagagaccaaaaaaaattacgatTTTATTAAAGTTCAACTAacctaaactaaaaaaaataatccaactcaactttTATGGTTTGGGTGGGATAGTTAGAGTTAGTCATGTTTTTATGTCGTATTGAAAAAATTTCAGTAGGTGTCAATTATTGTcgaattatgtttattttaatatgtttaataagtctctaaatttttaattttgtgtccgATAAATTCATTTCTTgacatattaaaaaagaattaaacttaattaatgTAACAAGACTCCTAcactaaatttttataataaattttgaaaaatattgaaatgcattatttataaacacaaaattgaaaaatcataaactaaTTGACGCtagtttaagattttttttaaatatttgtatggagaatccaaaattaaaaat
This genomic interval from Cucurbita pepo subsp. pepo cultivar mu-cu-16 chromosome LG20, ASM280686v2, whole genome shotgun sequence contains the following:
- the LOC111783602 gene encoding mitochondrial arginine transporter BAC1, which produces MGDSSSYKDYVAGLIAGVATVITGHPFDTVKVKLQKHNTESRGITYRGGLHCTTRILKTDGVRGLYRGATSSFIGVSFESSLLFGIYSRTKQSLQGDHQNGRPRPQVVIPSAAYGGAIISFILCPSELVKCRMQVQGTDSLVPVSSRYSGPLDCALKTIKTEGATGIFRGGFTTFLRESIGNAVFFSVYENVRYYMRTTSNVHGNVMDMGIGILTGGLGGVAFWLAVLPLDVAKTIIQTSPDKNATRNPFLVLRSIYQNAGIRGCYTGLGPTILRAFPANAAAIVCWELAMKVLGIARD